The nucleotide sequence GGGCGACCTCGGACACGCGCGCCAGTGCGGTCCGCATTGGGTCCGGCTTGGCGGGTGCGGCGGCCTCTGCCGTGTTCGGGTCGGGCACGGTGACCGCGACGGTGAGAACATCGACGTCCTCGCCCGCGGTGACGGTCGCGACGAGTTCGTGCCGGCCGGGCTTCGACAGCCACGGGGCCGGCAGCGCGTACCCGCCGTCGGTCGTGGCGGTCGCGACCTTGGGACCGTCCGGCGTCTCGACCTCGATGGTCGCGCCGGGCACGGGCTCGTTCGTCCGGAAGCGGTCGAAGAACAGCGACAGGGTGCCGTCCCGCGGGATGGCGACGAGCTCGAAGGCGTCCGAGAGGGCCTCGCCACGCGGGGCTATGGTCTTCGAGATGGGCGGCGGGGCGGCGCCGTGGTCATGCCCCTCGTGGGCGTGCACAGGCCCCGCCAGGACGGCGGCAAGCAACGCCACCGCGCCATATAGGCGGCGGCAAGACGGATCGGCTTGGAAAGGAATCCTCGCGTCGGGAAGTCCGGACGGTGCCGTTCGCGGGCGCAATCCGGGCGTCGCGCGCCTCGGGCGCGCCCTACTTCACGCGAGGGTTCGTGGGGGCTTCGGCAGGGCCTCGGGGCCGGGACCCGAACGGCCGACGACGTCGCGCGGGACCAGCGTGACGGTCCGGAACAGCGACGGGGACAGGACCGAGGGGCCCAACAGCACGCCGGTGGCGCAGTAGGCCATCGTCCCACAGCAGCGGGTCTGGCAACCGGGCTGGCAGCAATCGTCTTGCGCGAGTTCGATGCGCGCGGCCACGACGGCCGGGAGCGCCACCTTGGACCAGGTCGGGGCCACGGGCCGGGTCACCGGCTTGGCGGGGGTGACCACCGCTGTCTACGCCGTTGCGGGGACGACCGTAGGCCGGGTCGCGGCCACGTGGTGGCCGTGGTGCGCATGGCCCTCGTGGGCCTAGACGGCGGACGGCGCGACGTAGGCGATAATCGCGAGGATCATCGCCGCCATCAGGCGCGCGATCTGCCGGTCGGGGCTCATGGGTCTGGCTTACACCGTTTCGGGTGGCGGGACTATGTCGGCGGGTGGGACGTGAATGCTGGATCGGGGCTTATGGTTGCCGCCGTCACGTTTTAGGCCGCGGCCAGCGGCGCGGCGGGAAAGCCGGCATTCGCGATGGCCTGGGCGATCCGGTCGGCCGGGACGGTCGCACCCAACACCGTGACGAGCTTCGCACCGAGGTCGACCTCAACCTGGGCGTTCGGCTCGATGCCGAGGACTGCGCGGGTTATTGAGTTGACGCAGCCGCCGCAGCCCATCTTCTCGACCTTAAAGCGATGCATGACGCTCTCCCGTGGATGACGTCCCATCCAGATGGGGCTTCCCACGATGGGAAGGTCAAGGTCCGGCGGGGCCTGGCCCGTCAATGAGTTCGGACGATGGCACGGGGTAGACGATGCATCCCCCGATGGCCTGTGGCTCGGAGGAAGACAGCCGCATACGGTGACATTATATTAGGAGAACCTAAAAAAGCCGGGTCTGACATTCAGGGACACGGACCGATGGACGCCGTCACGCCGACCGACCTGATTCGCCTGCAGGACAAGGCCGCCGACGCGGCCCGCCTGCTCCGCCTCCTCGCCAACGAGAAGCGGTTGCTCATCCTATGCCTGCTGGTCGCCCGCGGCGAGATGGACGTGACCAGCCTCGCCGGGGAGGTCGAGCTCAGCCAATCGGCCCTGTCGCAGCACCTCGCCAAGCTGCGCGAGGACGGGTTGGTCGCATTCCGGCGCGAGAGCCAGACGATCCACTACCGCCTTGAGGACCCCAGGGCCGCGCGGGTTCTGGCGACCCTCAAGGACATCTTCTGCCCCGATCTAGGCTGACCGGTCTCAGCCCGCGGCGATCTCAGCCTCAAGCCCCGGGCGATCCGTCCGGTTGCGCAGCCGCAGGCTGAGGCCACTCCGGCGGGACGCCATGTCGGCGATGGCGAGGCCGAGGCCGCTACCCGTCGCGCTCTTGTGGCGTCCCCGGAAGAACCGTGTCGTGACGTGGGGCAACTCGTCTTCCGGGATGCCCGGCCCCTCGTCGCGGACGACGATGCCCCCGCCATGCGGCCGCGCGCCCCATGCCACCGTCCCGGTCTCCATGTGCTGCACGGCGTTCTCGTGCAGATTCCGGACGGCGAGGCGCAAGCCCTCCGGGTCGGCCCGCAGGATATAGCCGCGCAAGCCCGGGTCGATCTGGGTTCGAACCCCGGGGGGCGTCCGCATACCTTCCACGGTCTCCGTCACCAGCGCGCCCACGTCGACCTCCGCCAGGGAGGGTGTTTCCCCCGCGGCGTCGAGTCGGGCGGCGTCGAGCAACTGGCGGACGAGGCGCGTGGTCCGGTCGACGGCCGCCAGGATCTGGCGCAGCGCCGCCTTCGCCACGTCCGGGTCGGTGGCGGCCATGGCGACCTGGGCCTGGACCTTGAGGCCGGCGAGCGGTGTTCGCAGCTCGTGCGCAGCGAAGGCTGTCACCTCCCGTTCGTGCCGGCGCGCGGATTCGACCTTGAGGAACAGCCCGTTCAGGGCGTCTGCCAGGGGACGCACCTCCGTCGGCGTCCGATTTGTGTCGATCGCACTCATGTCGTCGGCGCCGCGACCGGCGAGGTCCCGCGCCATCAGCCGCAAGGGACGCAAGCCCCGCCCGAGGCTCGCCCAGATCAGCATGCCGAGCAACGGCACCATCAGGATGGCGGGCGTGACCAGGCCCATGATGAGGTCGGTGACGAGGCGCTCACGGAGGCCAAGACGGTCACCGACCATGACCCGCACGCCCCTCTCGGCATCCTCCACGGTGAACACCCGCCAGATCTCGCCGTCGACCTCGCGCTGCGAGAAGCCCGCCGGCGCGTCGGTCAGGCGCCGCTCCGGGGCCCCGGTCGACCGCGCGACCATGCGTCCGTCGAGCGACCAGATCTGACAGGAAAGCTGCCGCTCGTAGGCCGTCGGGGCCGGGAAGGTTCGGGGAGCCCCGTCCGTGGCCGTGCCACCGACCGCTCCCACCAGAGAGCTGACCATGCGGGCGGCTTCCTGCAGGCGGTTGTCAAGGACCTGCTCCACCTCGCGCTTCGAGCCAAGGTAGATCCAGGCGACCGCGCTGAGCCAGATCAGGCCGGTGGCGAGGACGAGGATGGCGAAAAGCCTGACGCGGAGCGACCTCATGCGGGTGCCCTCATCCGGTATCCGAGACCCCGGACCGTCTCGATGGCATGCTTGCCGATCTTGGCGCGCAGGTTGTGCACGTGGACCTCGACCGCGTTGCTCTCGA is from Methylorubrum sp. B1-46 and encodes:
- a CDS encoding heavy-metal-associated domain-containing protein, translated to MHRFKVEKMGCGGCVNSITRAVLGIEPNAQVEVDLGAKLVTVLGATVPADRIAQAIANAGFPAAPLAAA
- a CDS encoding helix-turn-helix transcriptional regulator, with protein sequence MDAVTPTDLIRLQDKAADAARLLRLLANEKRLLILCLLVARGEMDVTSLAGEVELSQSALSQHLAKLREDGLVAFRRESQTIHYRLEDPRAARVLATLKDIFCPDLG
- a CDS encoding ATP-binding protein, with the protein product MRSLRVRLFAILVLATGLIWLSAVAWIYLGSKREVEQVLDNRLQEAARMVSSLVGAVGGTATDGAPRTFPAPTAYERQLSCQIWSLDGRMVARSTGAPERRLTDAPAGFSQREVDGEIWRVFTVEDAERGVRVMVGDRLGLRERLVTDLIMGLVTPAILMVPLLGMLIWASLGRGLRPLRLMARDLAGRGADDMSAIDTNRTPTEVRPLADALNGLFLKVESARRHEREVTAFAAHELRTPLAGLKVQAQVAMAATDPDVAKAALRQILAAVDRTTRLVRQLLDAARLDAAGETPSLAEVDVGALVTETVEGMRTPPGVRTQIDPGLRGYILRADPEGLRLAVRNLHENAVQHMETGTVAWGARPHGGGIVVRDEGPGIPEDELPHVTTRFFRGRHKSATGSGLGLAIADMASRRSGLSLRLRNRTDRPGLEAEIAAG